Proteins encoded within one genomic window of Thermodesulfobacteriota bacterium:
- a CDS encoding MaoC/PaaZ C-terminal domain-containing protein produces MKKRYLEDLNEGEPLQCHTVLFTRDSIIDFAKKFDPQPFHIDETHASESIFGGLIASSLHILSACTKVVVEAQNNIAILSGVGMDQVKMFNPVRPGDVLTVNAWWTDIKQSQSKPDRGFASIKCKVSNQDEQPVIEYGYHYLIAFSQTSPSAR; encoded by the coding sequence TTGAAAAAACGATATCTTGAAGATCTAAATGAAGGAGAGCCTCTCCAGTGCCATACTGTTCTTTTCACCCGGGATTCGATAATTGATTTCGCTAAAAAATTTGATCCACAGCCATTTCATATTGACGAAACGCATGCAAGCGAATCAATTTTCGGTGGTTTGATTGCATCATCCCTTCATATACTATCAGCATGTACCAAAGTTGTTGTTGAAGCACAAAACAATATAGCAATATTGAGTGGTGTAGGTATGGATCAAGTCAAAATGTTTAACCCGGTTCGCCCGGGAGATGTTTTGACAGTCAATGCATGGTGGACTGATATTAAGCAATCACAAAGTAAACCAGATAGAGGGTTTGCTTCTATTAAATGCAAGGTTTCTAATCAAGATGAACAACCAGTAATCGAATATGGCTATCATTATTTAATAGCGTTTTCGCAAACCAGCCCATCCGCCCGATAA